Genomic DNA from Corylus avellana chromosome ca4, CavTom2PMs-1.0:
ATCTTATTAATTATTTCCTAATAAACCAGCATTAATATATATGCAACAACCATGAACCAAATCTCCCTCTCTGAGCTGcgactcaaaaaataaaaataaaaaatcgtcaTTTAGTATTTTACTGATCAAAGCATGCATATACACCAACGCAGAAGACAATCATGAATCATCTAtagcatatataaattattacaaTTATTTAGAATGTGTGAGACACTAAACATTCTAATTGCTTTTGAATCGTGAATATTTTTCCATGCACCAGTTATATTGTTATTAATTAAGGTCAACTTATGTCATAGAAGGGCTATGAATTTctttatagttttttatttttatatataagtaatttcTTTATAGTTTACATCCACAGCTAAGGTGATGTATATATGGTCAGCTGTGTATATCTACAAACCATTCTATGccgcccatatatatatatattgccaatATTCCTGATCACCTTTCACACATGGCATATGCAACTGAATATCCTATGATTACATTTCTGATTGAGTGTGAAAGAAGAACACCAATTTAGATTTAATTCCTAGCCGTAGCGTAAATTTTATTAGggcttctctttctctcttggaTGACGATTTGATTGTTTGCTTCATTATGTTCATACTAGCTAGgttcgcatatatatatatatatgcctgcCAAAAAGAAACCTAGCGTCACATCGATCTATCTTTTGTGATGACTGTtaacaaaaatcaattaaaagtatatatatataacttaatttaCATGGAGATGAtcaatatatatgtaattttataaagaTATGAGTGCATTGACTTTAAGATGTAAAACACCTTCAAACGTAGATTATCTTGGCCTAGTTGACACTcatttaacataaaaataaaaaaataaaaaaataaaaataaaaataagggttgATGGCTAGCACATCATATCCAATCATATCGTAGGGTCATGAAAATCACACGTGTGCACCCTGTCCCTCTCAATACTCATCTGCATGCCTAATATATCGCACCTTTCGTCATGCTTTCGCTTCTTTCAACTCAGCTTTCCGACAGCTAATTGTAGGGCCGTCGTAATTTGCCCTCTTTTCCCATGGGATCGATGGTGCTTGAAAGGGCACATCAAATCCTTAAGTGGTGCACTCTTGTGGAATTTAAAACGCCCCCATCATCTCGTCCACGAGCAGAAGCaaccattaaaaaaactaaaactaaaaaaaaaaaaaaaaaaaaaatagtttaaacaATAGAaaccgcatatatatatatatatatgttattttttttacgtCGGAGGAAAGCAATGCATGAAGGAGAAATCCACAACAGAATTATTGCAAGTTGTAAGTTgttgaaaaatagaagaaaaattaaaccCATGAAGGACAGATAAAAGGCATGAAAATGATACTGCATATATAATGTAGGTGACTGGGATGCATgcacaattaaaaaattatcaacagaGACCCTTTCAACAACATTAATGTTTCGCCAGGCTTTAAGCTAAGTTTTTTAACGACTATTGtattcaataagacaaaaatagaCGAATTAAAATCAAAAGGTGGAACTTCATGAAAGAATATTGAccttcatattagggttttttttttctttttttttttttctgaagcaACGTGAAAGAGACGTGCATGACGATTGAAATAGGTACACATATATAGTTAATAGGCACTTAGGAGCTTTAGAATATAATAGTCGTGCCTATTTCTCGCCGTTCTTTTTGGATCCAttacgttttttctttttctttaatttatttttattttactttatattgTTATTGCTTGCATCGATTATGAAATctcttggcatatatatatatatatatatatatattgtaacaaAGTCCAAGGTAGCATGATTTTGGCTTACGAGCGAAGTCTGGGTGGGCTCCTTTAATGATTAATATCGGGCAGTTCAAGATCGTGGGCATAGGCGGGCAGCCCTTGACATTGGATGACCTTGGCTACCCGCTGACCCAAGTATTTTGAGGAATCTTGGAGTAATGAAAAAAAGTTAGATAGAGGAATTTTATGGTTAAAGTAGACGTAACAAAGATTTATATGGGGCATAGCATGGGGAAGACGTAAGCTAGTGACAAGCATGACTTCAGTACCCAATAAGTTTAATATatgctttttaaatattaaataaatcatttcatttttggccccaaaaatattttttatatattgtgaataattaatttaataatttagacTTAGCTTGGATCCACGTGTCCCAACTTCAACCGGGTCCAGTTTCAAACCCTTATGCACAAtattaataagttttttttttcttttcttttttttcttttcttttttttttttctttctttttatcttttacagtactatatatatatatatatatatatatatatatatattaatttgatagCTTGGCTTGTTCTATTGTTTTGTCCTTACTTACAAGTGACTTAAGAAATGATCCTTACGATATATATTATGTCAAAGATCGATGTGGATATGGGGGAAGTATACAGATACCAATAACCAGGGAAGTTAACgtccaataaaaattaaagggaattataaatattctttcttATCACCATCAAATTGGTAAGAAGTCGTTGTAATTTATTCAGGAGGATGATGCCGACATCCTTCTAAAGCTACATGATGTTCCCCGCCTATAGTAACGTACGTTGTCAGAACAAATTAATTACCAATATCTTaatctaattattaattaatgtataataataataattattattattattattattgttgtttttggttgtgctttaATTTATCATTATGTTTGTTTCATGCCGAATTAACACGTATTGTGtgcacgtgtgtgtgtgtgattacGATTGATGGTGCAAAGCAGATAGAGATAACATGTAGAGGGCAAGAGCTTCTACCTTTCTTGACGTTGCAGCATGTGAGAGATAACATATGGAGTCCGAGGGACGCAGTGACTTTGCTTCAAGACTCCTCAACCACAGATCATGTCATGGTGTTGCACTACGGTAGGAGTGCTTGAAAGTGGGATATTCACGTAATTTCATTGCCTCCCCCACATGTTGTATCATTGTTTAAGTTATGATAAcgcttttcttttattctttttttcttttcttattttgatatttatttttctttattcggctttttttttttttaatcccgTCGTCACTTCTCTAATTGATGGAGAAAATAGTTTGGAATACCCTGAAACGATGTTTATGGTTCTGGGGTCAATAACATAACACGTACAAATGTAATTTCAGGCTATGCGGGcttgatatttaattaattataattattcctAATTAATTGACCATCCAGTTTGCCCCTTCCTATTTATTTCGCCTTAATTTTCTCATCTCTCTCATCTCCCAACATGCTTTGAAgggtccccaaggggtagcttaatcggttgagactacgcctaatgaagcagaggtcacgagttcgaatctccttccccccttttgtgcggacatgtcaaaaaaaaaaaaaaaaaaacatgctttGAATGTGCCGAATATGGAAAACCCCATCTTGTGTATTTTATAGGagcaaaattgtccaaaaaattaaaatgacaattttactctTTTAAAGAACACTAATtggatactctcaatttcatttgaattgaaattgaaatgatCTTATTCCACAGAAAATATATACTTGAAGAACTTGCATAATACTTTCAACAAGGGGTGATAATTAGTGTTCTCGTGCCAAGTTTAAATTATGTCGTGACATGGATATGAGATTATATGAGTCAACCCAAAcctgattaatttaattaaacgggcaAGTCTTATCAACTCTAACTTGACCCGCATGACCCATTCAATAAGCAAGTCATGCTGGGCTGACCTGACTTGACTCACATTACCTGTTCAATTAACAAAATActcaattatatatatggatgagAATGAGGCTAGTAATTCTTAGACTTCAAAGTtttaatgtcaatatttttttttaaaaaaatgtattaatttataTGGGTTATGCGGGTCCTCCGTGGGTTAAGCAGCTTGACCTAAAATTGGCTCATTTATAATCATGTCAAATCGAGCTGACCCAATTTGAtccaaattatattttgttaaatcttaaccCGCTAATTTCAAATCGAATTAATGAATCGTGTCAAATTGACAGCCTTGCTTTTCAACCAATGATGACAAAGGGCCAGGGTTAACCCTTGgaacccaaaatttattttcccgAACGAGTTGATCCAATGTTTTGCCCCCTCAATaacattttaataaataagttaGACCATATAATATATTCTCAAATATTAGAAGTGGGCAACGGAACGACTCCGTCCTTCCTGAATCCTTTCCCTATAAATGGGATTCTTAGTGTTGGACAAACTCAGAAACACGTGTCGCACTAAACCCAACCCATTAAGGAGCAGAAGGTGACCATCTTGGATGCTAGCCCAAGAAATTGGTATTAACGTTATAATTTCAACTTTTGTCTTGGGCTGGTATAATTCGGCGCTGGGCCTTGGAATGGGCCAAATTGGATCAAACCCACGCACAACACTGCCGAGTGGCGAACTTAGATTGACAGTTTCAGGATCATAAGATTGTAGCTTCAAATTTCCAAGGACCCCAAACCACATGCCAAAAgatcaagaaatcaaaataagaGGGCAAAATtgtctttaaaattttgaaaagaccATTTTACCTTCCTATATTGTAACTAACTGGTTCCTCTCCAtctcatttgaaatggaaaggatctcATTCCATCCACACGAGCTTGAATTGGTTTGATTGCTAAATAGCTGATACTGTAACAGAGACCCCTCGGGACGATACTAAGCCCCTATCGACGATTGAACGGACAGTCACCGATGGTCAATTTCAAAATTGACCATCTGACAGACAACCTAATAGCAAAGGTGAAGACATCGGCTTAACCACCAACCCTTCCACCCATTaagcataaatttatgttaCTAGAAGGTGAAAACCTCACCCAGATGGCCATCAAATTGTTGTTACTCCTCTAAACAGACAGCACCAAACATTTCAGAGAACCTGAAAAATTGTGCGTGTAAGTTTCTAATCGAGCGCATGCACAAGAGGGAAGGGGGGAGAGGGGAAGGAATACAATACCATCTGATCTAAAGGGCAGATAAACCAAGAAATGAGCGTCAATCTGCAACATAGGCAAACTAGAATCGTgcaaaaaatggagaaaattacCTGAAATATTGTCTAGAACAAAGAGGTGGGGGTGGGGGCATTACTAAGTACCATCTAACGAAATGATAACATATACAGTAAAACACAGagatacaacaacaaaaacgtCACTGTTTTTAAAGGACCATTAAATTCGTTTTGATGTACAAGGTTGTTCCTCCAAGAAGAAAGAGCAACTTATAACCAAAAGATAATTTATGTACAACTATATAGACAGATACAATAGCATTATCTTTCCATGAATGTATTTCATGGTCGAATGTAATACTATGATGTTGCAACATCTGTCAAATGGCCACTGAGGATAAACACTGGCAGATGCCGATCACCAACAAGATTAGACCCACAAACCGGATTTATGTTTGAGAATTTGAAAAAGAGCCTTCACAAACTGTGGATTTGAGAAGAGACAAAATTAAATTGTGTAACAATGTTATGCAAGAGAAGGCCTATATAATAATCTTAAGCCACCCAAGcatggaagaaagagagaccCTTATATGAGACCAGCCAGAATTTTGAATAAATCTCATGCAATGACTTTGGTAGAAGTGTATCCTCAGATTAATTTCATCATAGAAAAGCTCAATAAGAAGAAAGGATGTACAAGCAAATAAAGAGAAGATCTCCtcaaagaaaacagaagaagcTAAAGAGGAAACAACCCAATTTATGTCTAACCAAATATGAAACAACAGACAGCTTGAGCAAGCTTAAATTTCCTAATGAAATTCTTCAAAACAGTAATCAAAAATGTAAAGTCCATCTCAGCTAAACTGAAGACTTCTATAATAAGAGAGGGGAGGAGCCTTCAAGGACCTCAGAAGATTGACAAATCAAGAGGtattataagtttataactCTCCAACGAAGACAAAGCAAAACTGACTACAATCCATATGCGTACATTCTCTTCTGTATCAGGAATGGCCCGCTTTTTGGCAGAGTGAGACACTTGATTTCTAAGTCAATATGCACTCAATTTGGTACCACAAACACGTAATAAATTACTAGCTGATTAACTGAGCCATAATTCATAAAGAGAATATTGTTAATTAAAGTTTTGGTCAATACTTAAGAGACAACACAACAGGATACATATGAATTCAACATACTGTGATGGTAAAAGACTATGAATTGTCTTAATCAGAAAGATAGTCAACCCACCCATCCAAACAATCTATAATAGGTTCATCCATATTGCATGTGAGATAATCAAGCCAAGCAAAAGCAAGCACGACTAAGCAAACCAATACTCTCAGCATGTCTGAAGCCCTCGTTCCTCTAAAATCAGTGTACACCCTGCACAATGGGTTTGAAATAAGGCATGCTACCTGAGGAAGAATCAATCTCTTTGGGAAACTTTCCAATACTGTGATGAACAATTACACCCGCATACCAATGCAGTGAAAAGTCAGCATCTCAAAAGGACAAGTGGACGAGACATACAAAAACTTTACCTCCGACTGAAAAGGTCAGTCGAAACAATAACACAACCTCACTAAATAGGCAATACCATATTGAACCTAATAAGCATGTAACAGATACTATATATTGTGAACaatcaataatgatcaatttttttttatcaaatcaacTCCAAAATCTGCAAATAATGCTATAACTAGATATAGTTCCTTTCATTGATTAGCAGCAATGTCAAGAAAGAATAGCTCAAGAATTCAAATCTTTTTCCCCCCCTATTTCCTACAACAATTAATCAAAGTCATGCAGACCATCACTAACAGCAGTACCCAAGCAAAAGATAAACATACAAAACCATTCggtttcaaaattattaactcAGAAAAGGAAATGGGATTTATCATTATACGAAAAAGAAGCTCAGACCATCTCAGACATGCATTTTATCCAATATTTTAGCCATGACCGAGGGTTTATAAGACCAGCTTAATACAACCTTTTAAGTTCTACaagaaccaaaaagaaaaaaaagataacacATTAACACTCACGAATACCCCTTGCGAAGCTTTTGAATAGCAGTGTACATTTTCCGTCTCGACCCGATCGCATTGATTCCCATATCCTTGAGATCTTCCAGCGTCAACATGGGCAAGACATCGTCGTCCACCTCGTGTATCTCGAACACCGGCGCGTACCGGCTCAGCCCCAATTCGATCAGCCACGACCTCACCCCCTCGCTCGTCCCACACCTCCGGTCCCTCGAATCGGATTCCGGGTAGTTGTCCAAATCAACGGCGTCGTTCTCTCGGCTCTCCGAAACCCTAGCCCGGCCTTGCCTCCTAACCCCGTGCCACAAATCCAGCGCCACGTTGTCCACCGAGTGGACCGGGCTTTGGTCCTTCAACGGACTATCCGAGTCCGGATCGAAATCCCTAAACCCCTCGTTGTTCCCGTCTTCTCTGCTGTCTCCCTCTACCGCCGCTCCCTCGTCGATCCTCGTCACCCAATTGGATCGAACCCGCTTCGTGGAGCCCCGCTTCGCCTTCTTCCGGTTCGCGAACTCGAGGTTTCCGTCGCCGTTTTGGTTCCTTTCTTCGTGTGGCTCTTGCGCATCGTTGGAATCGCCGCCGTTGACGAGGTTGGTTAGCGACCGAGCCTTCACGGACTTGGAGGAGTGGTCCTTGGGGAGCCTCCAGGGGTGGTGCTTGGTCCGTCGCACGTGCGAGTCGTAGGATAGCGTGGCGGGCTGGTCCCCGATCTCTCCCAATCGAACGCTGGGCCGGCGCTGCCGTTTTGGGGCCAAACTTGGGCCTGGGTGGTCGCTTGAGGGTGGGGCCGTCGTTGTCGTTGTCGTTTCCGCTGTTGTTGCCGTCGTAGTCGCCGCGGTGGCGGTTGGGGCGGCGGTTATTAGGGCTTCTGGTGGTTGTAGCTCAGCTGCCATGACAGTGGGTCTCACTCTCTGTGCGTGTGAGTGTGCGTGTGAGTGTGCGTAGGACAAGGGTAAGTGGTCTAGACGGGCGGATCTGTAGTTCTAGAAAGCTAGGCCAGACGCGGTCTCCGCCGTTGGATCGGCTTTGAAGTTCGATAGTTTTGATATGGTCGGTTcgtaaaaaatgaataatgattCCTTTTGGGCTTGACAACGCCTGGACTAGATCGTTCGAAATTGGGCTTGGATTTAAAGTATTTGGACCACgcttttgagttttgacatTAGGCTCCGACAAGTGAGTGACGGTTTCCTTAGACCAATATTCTCTGCAATTCCTTGCACCGAGAGAGGCCCCCGAGGACAGgattctttttgaaaatttttgtcctAATTTCATTAAAACTCCGGCAAGAAATAAGGAATTAGGATCCCCATTAATTATCTGTTCTGGACAATTATGGAACCGGATCCATCAGAACTCTAGAGGATAGGGGTGAAATGGGGTTATTGGTTATTGGGTAAAATCGCTAActgaggcggttagtaaaattgaGAAGTTCTAGGAAgctaaataaatgaattcagaaaatttttcaaactaacgtggcaatgatttttaaattagaaaaaatgcaATTCCATCTTCCTTGTATGTCATTTACGATCTGCcatgtcagtttgaaaatttttctgagttcatttgtttggctaaTTGGCTCCCAAGCACTTCTTAGTAAAATTTACGattattagagttactaaccgctttttaaaagaaaaaaattaattaattaaaaaaaaagaatgaaaaatgatgtcgtttttatggtaattcgataatatcatactatatcgtttctagatttttatacatttttatatatatttaaaattttaaatacaaaaacgacatcgtttcgtgtatatatatatatatatatatatatatataggtagttagtggttaacggttagcggttttaaactactaaccgtaaccgcctaagcggttagcggtGGCAGTTACGGTTAGTGAACAATTAATAACAGCCtgtcatttatatatatatatatatatatatatatatatgtgtgtgttttttttgaatgcacctaaaaccgctaaccgtaaccgcctaagtggttagcggttagtttGGTTAGTGAACGATTAATAACTACCTGTCTATTTACCCCTTCTAGAGGAGTTGAATAATTTTATCCCTCCTTTTTAAGAGATGGGCTATGAAAATTTGATTTCGACAATTTTGGCTGGCCGGTATTTGTTAGAGGATTCTTATAAGATTTACTTACTATAATTTGTTTGGGAAGATAAATTCTATCACAAAGACTCGCCTCACAATTATTTGCTTAAATTTTCAGtaattcaaacaaataattGGTAAGAATCTAAATTTATGAATGAGAGAGAAGTAAAGGGGAAGAAACAACTATCAAAGGAaccgaaaaagaaaaaccaaaattacaGAGGGTCTTTACTCCTAATCCTAAGAGAATGAAGAAAAGTGGAGATGCCGGAAATGCTTTTAAACACCAAGTAAAAAGCGGTCCATTTAGTAATCAAGTATGTCTAAGAATTAGTACATCTTAAAACCTTTGAAGCggtacaaaaagaaaaggaagagagctggagttgacaatttttaatgATAGGAGCACACGGTGAATCGATCG
This window encodes:
- the LOC132179024 gene encoding uncharacterized protein LOC132179024, with the translated sequence MAAELQPPEALITAAPTATAATTTATTAETTTTTTAPPSSDHPGPSLAPKRQRRPSVRLGEIGDQPATLSYDSHVRRTKHHPWRLPKDHSSKSVKARSLTNLVNGGDSNDAQEPHEERNQNGDGNLEFANRKKAKRGSTKRVRSNWVTRIDEGAAVEGDSREDGNNEGFRDFDPDSDSPLKDQSPVHSVDNVALDLWHGVRRQGRARVSESRENDAVDLDNYPESDSRDRRCGTSEGVRSWLIELGLSRYAPVFEIHEVDDDVLPMLTLEDLKDMGINAIGSRRKMYTAIQKLRKGYS